The stretch of DNA CGCCCAACCTCCGCCGAATGCGACGCGTCTCGATTCTGCAAGCGCGGCGATGCGAATACCGGAGCGTCCTCCGATCGGCAGCAACGAATGGGCCGCGGGCGGCGCGCACACCCGCACGGGACGCGCGTTGCTGGCGAACGACCCGCATTTGAGTCTCTCGATTCCCGGCATTTGGTATCTCGTCGATTTGCAGGCGCCCGGCTTTCACGCAGCCGGCGCGTCGATCGCCGGAACGCCGGGCATTATTCTCGGCCACAACGATCGCATCGCCTGGGGCGCAACTAACGGCACCGTTGCGGCGCTCAGCGTTTTTGCGGCCCCCGCTTCGCTGCCCGCGCGCTATTGGGTGACCGAACGTTTTCACGTGCGGTTCGGCGGCGACGTCACGCACCGGTACTATCGAGCGCCCCACGTATTCGGCGTAGCGGACTCAACGAGACCGGGCACGATCGCGCTCGTTCGTTGGGATGCGTACGATAAACCGCAGTCGCCGGTAGCCGCATTTCTGTCGCTCGACGGCGCAACCTCGATCCGCAGCGCGCTGCGCGCGTTAGCGCACTACCCCGGTCCGACGCAAAACTTCGTGCTCGCCGGCACCGACGGCACGGCCGCCTATCACCTCGCCGGCGCCATCCCGAACGATCCCGCATGGGCCCGTTACGAGCATCCGGCGCGCGATCTGCAGCATTCGTACGCGACGATTCCGTTCGATCGGCTCCCCTCGGTACGAGCATCGCGCGACGCCGTCGTCTTCACGGCGAACAACAAGATGTACGGCGCCGGCTATCCGTATCGTTTGAGTGCGACGTTCAGCGCGCCGTACCGCGCCTATCGCATTCATCAGCTGTTGACCGCCAAGAAACGTTACGACGTTGCATACTTTACCCGGATGCAGCTCGATACGTATTCGCCGGCGGAGCTCGAGTTCGCGCGAGATCTCCTTCGGCAAACCGGAGCGCTGCCCGCACTCGGGGCGCGGGAACGCGATCTGCTCGCGCACTGGGACGGGCGGTACGATCCCGGATCGCGCGCGGCGCCCGTCGTGCACGCACTGCGTACCGCGTCGCTCGCGTCGGTTCCGACCTTTACCGCCGAGTTAGACGCGTTGCGTCATGGAACGGTAACGCATTTCGCCGATCCGCCGTTTGCGCGCGGCACGTGGGGCTCGCTCGCCGCCATGACGATCGAACACCAGCTCTCGGGCCTCGGCTTGACGCTGCTCGACGGCGTAACGCTGCCCGGCGACGGCGACAACTATACGATTCACGTGCAAACGCCCGGATTCTCGCAAAGTTTTCGCGCGGTCTGGGATGTCGGCAACTGGGACGCGGGCGGGATCGTGATTCCGAGCGGCGAGTCGGGCGAACCCGGCTCCGGGCACTACACCGATCTGAGCGCGGCGTGGGTCGCGGGGCGCTTGGAACCGCTGCCGTATTCGCGCCGCGCGGTCGACGCGGCCGCGCGCGAACGGCTGACGCTCGTCCCCTGACGCCACTGCAAGATCGACAGGCCGTCCGGGCGCATGCCGTCACACCACGTTGTAAAATACTGCCGCGCGGGGATCGTCACGTCGGAGGCGCCCGCATACGTGTACGATAGCGTTGGCCCCGGCTCGACGCGCGCGCACGCAAGCTCGAGCTGGCGCGCAAAATCGGGGCGCCCGGCGCCGGCCTCGGGATGGCTCGGAATCGGAAAGAGCGGCGTTTTATCCACGAAAAGCGCGCGGCCGGGGCGCGCGTTCGCATCGTACCAGCGGCGCGCTTCTTCACCTTGCGGATCGTAACCGATGACGACCGGCGCGATGCCTCCGTAAAAATCCAACTCCGATGAAAACCCATAACCGTCGGTCATCACGATCGCACCCTCGCGCGCCGCGATTCGCGCGACATCGCGAGACAGCGCCGGATACGTGAAGACTTCGAACGGTCCGTCGTCGTGCAGGCGAAGTCCGAAGTGGCGGGCGCCGGCATAGACGCCGCCGGGCGCGAGTACCGCGGCGAAGAGGATCG from Candidatus Baltobacteraceae bacterium encodes:
- a CDS encoding penicillin acylase family protein; translation: MIKRVLRVLAAVVVIVVLAAAFYIGNVFAGLRAASTTAGERAGLGVRAPVEIVRDARYVPHVRAQNVHDLFFAQGYAEGSDRLFQMDLVRRFVYGRLAEVLGKPLLKADERSRVVDVRGIVAREWQHVAPDRRAMLQAFSDGVNAAMRTQPRPPEFRILLYSPDAWTPQDSLAVGFATVLDLTDTWNDVLARSRAWNASAKPPHAVYNAAYPLTDWKYDVPIAGRDAAQPPPNATRLDSASAAMRIPERPPIGSNEWAAGGAHTRTGRALLANDPHLSLSIPGIWYLVDLQAPGFHAAGASIAGTPGIILGHNDRIAWGATNGTVAALSVFAAPASLPARYWVTERFHVRFGGDVTHRYYRAPHVFGVADSTRPGTIALVRWDAYDKPQSPVAAFLSLDGATSIRSALRALAHYPGPTQNFVLAGTDGTAAYHLAGAIPNDPAWARYEHPARDLQHSYATIPFDRLPSVRASRDAVVFTANNKMYGAGYPYRLSATFSAPYRAYRIHQLLTAKKRYDVAYFTRMQLDTYSPAELEFARDLLRQTGALPALGARERDLLAHWDGRYDPGSRAAPVVHALRTASLASVPTFTAELDALRHGTVTHFADPPFARGTWGSLAAMTIEHQLSGLGLTLLDGVTLPGDGDNYTIHVQTPGFSQSFRAVWDVGNWDAGGIVIPSGESGEPGSGHYTDLSAAWVAGRLEPLPYSRRAVDAAARERLTLVP